GCAGGCGCTACGTTTCGCAGCTCGCAGGTCTGCTCGGCCCTTCGGCGCAAAGCGCCTCGGTCTGGCCTTCGGCCACTGCTGCACATCGCTAGGCCAGTCCTCCCTTCGGTCGTCCTCTAGCGCCTCTTTAAGGCTGCTTATTACAGCTCGCTGTTTGCCTTAAATTCCTTTGCTCGGCCTTAATAACTGCTGCACATCGGTTACTCCCTTTGGTCGTCCTCTAAGGCCCTAAACAAGCTGTACTTTTGGACCAACAAAAAGCCCCCGCAGTCAGAGACTGCGGGGGCTTCCTTTTTGCCTTGACTAACTTACCAAAGGCTCCACCATTGCTCCTCATCCTTTTGCTGAGGATCTATGGGGGTTAAGCTTTCTGCCAAACCAGAGCTGCCCAAATCTACGGCATTTGCTTCTGTTGTGGCTTGTTGTTTTTGGGCCTCATAAGCATATTTTTTGCGGCTAGGCTGAGCAAAATAGGCCTTCCAGGCTTGCTTGTTTTCTTCCTTGGCCAAAATGCGATCTACTTGCTCACAGAGCGCTTGGCCCTTCTCGGCCTGTACCATACGAACATAGTTCGCAAAACCCTTAATGCTGGCCAAAATAAATCCTTGGCCCCATTCTGCGGCTTGATAGCCTTTAGTTTCTATGGTATGCAAACAAGCTCTAAATTTCTTCAATGTTTTGCGGTCTACAGCCACTTGCTCATTTACGGTAAGGCCCGTTACCTCTTGGCGGCGGCCCTTGCGCATAATCTTGAGCTTTTTGGGGTGAATCACAAAGCCTTCATCTTGAATAATCTGCTGGGCCTGCCAAATTATACGGCTAATATTGCTCGTATCATTAGCCGAAAAACTCAGGTCATCGGCATAGCGGCTATAGGTCCAACCTAACTTTTTGGCTACCCCCTCAAAACGGCGGTCCATGCGGCGGCAAAGCCAGTTGGTAATCGCTGGACTAGTAGGTGCGCCCTGTGGCAAATAGCGCTCTCCCTTTTGGGCATAATACAACTGTCCGTCAATTTCTACTTGGTCCACCTCGGGCTCTGTAGTTAATAAGGCAAAGATAATAGACTGCTGCTCGGAGTAGCCCAAGCCCTTAAACATCCCCTTCACTCGAGGATAGGTTACGGTAGGAAAAAAGTCTTTGAGGTCCATATTGATGACCAGCTCTTTTTTCTCATGCAGTTTAGCATTACTGACAATAGAGCGCTCTGGCACAAAGCCATGAGC
This genomic interval from Saprospira grandis contains the following:
- a CDS encoding reverse transcriptase family protein, with product MSDHRMTRQQIYDRIRQTSKEEYILEEMKRLGFWDTTEEAPKISEEIIQKKGALRRELRELMEKQRMFRDKERMLAEMRKKRMANALARREETKERRKAEKEARAKAWQEKKERSIVFLGKDYSAGLSEEEADLAKLAALNLPAFKDIKELAEAMEISVGRLRYLCFQRKLSTVSHYERFYLAKKTGGKRLISAPRPMLKNAQYWLLENVLARLEMHEAAHGFVPERSIVSNAKLHEKKELVINMDLKDFFPTVTYPRVKGMFKGLGYSEQQSIIFALLTTEPEVDQVEIDGQLYYAQKGERYLPQGAPTSPAITNWLCRRMDRRFEGVAKKLGWTYSRYADDLSFSANDTSNISRIIWQAQQIIQDEGFVIHPKKLKIMRKGRRQEVTGLTVNEQVAVDRKTLKKFRACLHTIETKGYQAAEWGQGFILASIKGFANYVRMVQAEKGQALCEQVDRILAKEENKQAWKAYFAQPSRKKYAYEAQKQQATTEANAVDLGSSGLAESLTPIDPQQKDEEQWWSLW